CCGGCCATCGAGGGCGTCATCGACACGTGGTGCGCGCAGGCCGCCGAACTGGGCGCCACATACCGCTGGGTGCAGGTATTCGAGAACAAGGGCGCCGTGATGGGCTGCTCGAACCCGCACCCGCACGGCCAGATCTGGGCCACGAGCTATGTCCCGAACCTGCCGGCCCTTGAACACCGCCAGCAGAACGCCTACCACGCGGAACACGGCCGCCGCCTGCTGCTGGACGTGGCCGAGCGCGAGATCGCCGCGGGCGAGCGCGTCGTCGTGCAAACCGAGCACTGGGTCGCCATCGTCCCGTACTGGGCCGCGTGGCCGTTCGAGACGCTGGTCCTGCCACGCTTCGCCGTGCGCCGCCTGGAAGACCTGCAGCCGGCGCAGCGCGCCGACCTGGCCGTGCTGCTGAAACGCCTCACGACCCGCTACGACAACCTGTTCCAGACGTCGTTCCCGTACTCGATGGGCTGGCACGGCGCGCCGTACCCGGTCCAGGGCGCGAGCACGGAAGACGGCGAAGGCTGGCAGCTGCACGCTCACTTCTACCCGCCGCTGCTGCGTTCCGCATCGGTGCGCAAGTTCATGGTCGGTTTCGAGATGCTGGCCGAAGCCCAGCGCGACCTGACCCCGGAACAGGCGGCCGACCGCCTGCGCGCGCAATCCGAAGTGCACTACCTCGAAACCGAATCTGATCAAACCACCTGACATGACCGACTCCCGTCTCTCCCGTACCGCCGCCGCGTTCGAAACCGCCTTCGGCGCCGCGCCCACGCTGTTCGTCCAGGCCCCGGGCCGCGTCAACCTGATCGGCGAGCACACCGATTACAACGACGGCCTCGTGCTCCCCTGCGCCATCGACTACCGCACCGCCATCGCGGCGAAACCGCGCAGCGACCGCAAGGTGCGCGTGGTGGCGGCCGATTACGCCGACGCGCTCGACGAGTACGACCTCGACGCCCCGATCGGCCGCGTGGACCAGCCGATGTGGGCCAACTACGTGCGCGGCGTCGTCGACCAGTTCGTGCAGCGCGGCCTGCCCGTGCAGGGCATGGACCTGGCCATCGCGGGCGACGTGCCGCAGGGCGCGGGCCTGTCGTCGTCGGCATCGCTGTCGGTGGCCGTCGGCCGCCTGTTCGCCACGCTGCCCGGCGTCGATGGGCTGTCGCCAGTCGACATCGCCCTGATCGCGCAGGCGTCGGAAAACGACTTCGTCGGCACCAAGTGCGGCAATATGGACCAGATCAGCTCCGCCTGCGGCGTCGCCGGCCACGCGCTGCTGATCGACTGCCGCTCGCTGGACGTCAAGCCGGTGCCGGTGCCGGACAACGCCGCCATCATGATCTTCAACTCCAACGTGACGCGCGGCCTCGTCGACAGCGCCTACAACGTGCGCCGCGAGCAGTGCGAGGCGGCCGCGCGCCACTTCGGCCTGCCCGCCCTGCGCGACCTCGACCTCGCCACGCTGGAAGAGCGCGCGGGTGAGCTCGACCCGGTCGTGCTGCGCCGCGCGCGCCACGTCGTGACGGAAGACGACCGCGTGCTGGCCGCCGCCGACGCGCTGGCGTCCGGCGACCTGGAACGCCTGGGCGGGCTGATGGCCGCGTCGCACGCGTCGATGCGCGACGATTTCGAAATCACCGTGCCCGCGATCGACAACCTCGTCGACATCGTCAAGGGCGTGATCGGGACGCAGGGCGGCGTGCGCATGACGGGCGGCGGTTTCGGCGGCTGCGTGGTGGCCGTCGTGCCGCACGCGCTGGTCGACGCGGCTAGAGCCGCCGTCGAGCGGGCGTACCGCTCGCCGGACGGCAAGACGGCCACCATTTACGTATGCAAGCCGGCGGCGGGCGCCGGGAAAGTGCATCCATGATGTGGGAGGCGGCGGCCGGACGCTATGGTTCGATGCCTTACCCGCATTGCGGCCGCAGCGGCCTGCGGCTGTCCGCCGTGTCGCTGGGGTTGTGGCACAACTTCGGCGGGCTGGATGACTTCGAACGCCAGCGCGAGATCGTGCACACGGCGTTCGACCACGGCATCACGTGCTTCGACCTCGCGAACAACTACGGCCCGCCGCCGGGGTCGGCCGAAACGAACTTCGGCCGCATCCTCGCGCACGACCTGAAACCGTACCGCGACGAGATCGTCGTGTGCACCAAGGCCGGCTACACGATGTGGCCCGGCCCCTACGGCGACTGGGGCAGCCGCAAATACCTCGTCGCGAGCCTGGACCAGAGCCTCAAGCGCATGGGGCTGGACTACGTCGACATCTTTTATCACCACCGCCCCGATCCCGACACGCCGCTCGAGGAAACGATGGCGGCGCTCGATTACATCGTGCGCAGCGGGCGCGCGCTGTATGCCGGCATCTCCAACTACGACGGCGAGCGCACCGCCGCCGCGGCGGCGGAACTGCGCCGCCTGGGCACGCCGTTCGTCATCCACCAGATGCGCTACAGCATGCTGGCGCGCCAGCCCGAGGCGGACCTGTTCCCGGTGCTCGAACGGGAAGGCATCGGCGGCATCGCGTTTTCTCCGCTGGCGCAGGGCCTGCTGACGGACCGCTATCTCGGCGGCGCGCTGCCGGCCGATTCGCGCGCGGCGGGCAAGGTCGGCTTCCTGAAGCCGGAGCACATCACGCCGGAGCGCCTCGCGATGATAGCGGCGCTGAACGAGGTCGCGCGCGCGGGCGGACGCACGCTCGCGCAGCTGGCGCTCGCGTGGGTGCGGCGGCAGCCGGCCATCGCGTCCGTGCTGATCGGCGCCAGCAGGCCGCAGCAGGTGCTGGATGCCGTGCAGGCCGTGCAGATGGCGCCGCTGGCGGGGGATGAGATCGCGGCGGTGGAGGCGATCCTGGCGGCGCAATAGCGCGTTTCAGCACCGGTCCTTGTCCGGCTTCATGTCGAGCCGGTGCGCCGCGTGCCGGCCGTGTCGTCCCTGCGCGCAAACCAGGTGGCCAGCGCGGAACCGGACAGGTTGTGCCACACGCTGAACAGCGCGCTCGGCACGGCCGCCAGCGGACTGAAATGCGCGGCGGCCAGCGCGGCGCCGAGTCCGGAATTCTGCAT
This genomic stretch from Massilia putida harbors:
- the galK gene encoding galactokinase; its protein translation is MTDSRLSRTAAAFETAFGAAPTLFVQAPGRVNLIGEHTDYNDGLVLPCAIDYRTAIAAKPRSDRKVRVVAADYADALDEYDLDAPIGRVDQPMWANYVRGVVDQFVQRGLPVQGMDLAIAGDVPQGAGLSSSASLSVAVGRLFATLPGVDGLSPVDIALIAQASENDFVGTKCGNMDQISSACGVAGHALLIDCRSLDVKPVPVPDNAAIMIFNSNVTRGLVDSAYNVRREQCEAAARHFGLPALRDLDLATLEERAGELDPVVLRRARHVVTEDDRVLAAADALASGDLERLGGLMAASHASMRDDFEITVPAIDNLVDIVKGVIGTQGGVRMTGGGFGGCVVAVVPHALVDAARAAVERAYRSPDGKTATIYVCKPAAGAGKVHP
- a CDS encoding aldo/keto reductase, with the translated sequence MMWEAAAGRYGSMPYPHCGRSGLRLSAVSLGLWHNFGGLDDFERQREIVHTAFDHGITCFDLANNYGPPPGSAETNFGRILAHDLKPYRDEIVVCTKAGYTMWPGPYGDWGSRKYLVASLDQSLKRMGLDYVDIFYHHRPDPDTPLEETMAALDYIVRSGRALYAGISNYDGERTAAAAAELRRLGTPFVIHQMRYSMLARQPEADLFPVLEREGIGGIAFSPLAQGLLTDRYLGGALPADSRAAGKVGFLKPEHITPERLAMIAALNEVARAGGRTLAQLALAWVRRQPAIASVLIGASRPQQVLDAVQAVQMAPLAGDEIAAVEAILAAQ
- a CDS encoding UDP-glucose--hexose-1-phosphate uridylyltransferase, whose amino-acid sequence is MFNPSDHPHRRYNPLQGDWVLVSPHRAKRPWQGQQEAVDRSAKPSHDPTCYLCPGNTRVNGEKNPDYTGTYVFENDFAALMPDTPEAAPGADPLFQTMSARGTSRVICFSPDHAKSLPQLSVPAIEGVIDTWCAQAAELGATYRWVQVFENKGAVMGCSNPHPHGQIWATSYVPNLPALEHRQQNAYHAEHGRRLLLDVAEREIAAGERVVVQTEHWVAIVPYWAAWPFETLVLPRFAVRRLEDLQPAQRADLAVLLKRLTTRYDNLFQTSFPYSMGWHGAPYPVQGASTEDGEGWQLHAHFYPPLLRSASVRKFMVGFEMLAEAQRDLTPEQAADRLRAQSEVHYLETESDQTT